The Acidobacteriota bacterium DNA segment TGCATCGCGGCGATCGCGCGTCGGAGGGCCTCCAGCGTGACACCGTCGTCAGCCACGATGGCGATCTCGTAGTCCGGGGCTGCGCCCTCGACCCTGAACCGGGAGGCCCGCCGCTCCCAGATCTCGAGCGGCACCGCACCGGTGAGCTTGACGGACACCACGCGCCGGCCCAGGCGGACGGCGATCGCGCGGGCGGTGTCGTGGGAACCGCTCACGGCCGGCCCTGCCTCCACGCGGGGGAAGCCGCGCGCCACAGCCTCGTGAGGAGGCTGGAGAGCCACCGGTAGGCCCGCAGGTACAGTTCGGCCGCTTTCGCGGGCGGCGTCGCGCCGGGGGCGAGCAGGTGAGCGCCCGGCCACGAGGCCGCCGCCCAGATCCAACGGCAGACGCGTCCCGCGGGACCGTCGACGCTCAGCCGCGCGCCGTCCTTCTCGATGGCCACCACCCTTCCGAGGCAGGCGGACGGTTCGAGGTAGGCGGCGCGCGGGTTGGCGTCCCCCCGCTCGAGAAGAAGGCGGCGGCCGCCCACCCGCCTCCAGCCGATCACGCGGTGAATCGTCGCTCCGGCCTCGCTCCGGAACAGCACCAGATCGCCCGCCGCCGGCCGCCGGCCGCTCAGGCCCCGGACCACCACCCGGTCCCCGGGCTCGAGGAGCGGGGCCATGCTGCCCGAGGAGATCCGCCCCTCGATCGTCCCCCCCCGCTCGAGCTGTTCGGCGCGCATGGCGAAGATGAGGCCTTCGCCGAGCCCCGACGCCGCGGCGCGGTTCGAACCGCCGGAGCTCGTGCGAGACCCCATCCCGGAACGCGCCCCGCTCTCAGTCGTCGCGGGGCGGAGGCTCGAGGAGTCCCGCCTCCTCGAGCTGCCGGCAGAAACTCTCGACATCCTCGAGCGCTCGCACGGGGGACACATCGAAATGATCCGCCAGCAGGCGGGCGATCTGCTCCACGGTCCTGTTGCCGTCGGCGCATCGCCAGATGAACGCCCCCGTCGGGTTGAGCCGGGTCAGGAGGGTTCCGGTCTCGTCGAGAACCACGACCTCCCGGTCCACCTCCCTCCAGACCAGATCGTCCCGCCGCCTGGGCTTCCGCTCCTTCACGTCCTCCCTCCGATCCATCCGTTCGTGCCTCCCCGCCGACCGCCCCGAGCCGGCCGCGGGCTTTCCAGGGTTCATTATCGCCAAACGTCCCGGCGCGCCTCCGGCGCGGGACGCCGCCGACCCCGGGGCAGCGGTCCACCCGAAGTGACGGATCGCCCGGCGCCGCCCGTCCTTCATGGGAGCCGTCTTCGGAGAAGATGGAGCGTTTCCGAACCGGGTGCCCGCCGGCATCTCCGGCGCCTCCCCGAGCGGTGGGCGCGACGGAAGCTTCCCCTGGCGGCACCCGGACGCGCCCCCCGAAAGCTGCCCGCCGGTGGTGCGCTTCCCGCCGAAGTCGTTGGGGGATCGGCGGATCTGGTCTCGAAGGGACCGCTGCCGGCTCGAGCGGGCCGAAATCTTCGCCCGTGAGCGCCTACCCCCTCGCCAGGGCCGGGCTCGATGC contains these protein-coding regions:
- a CDS encoding PqqD family protein, whose amino-acid sequence is MRERTFGGALRAGSGVDLDGARRRSARPSHTPMVGSAARLAGTPGFSGIPEATIGRWPQLPRNQRVGPGPHPRGWASLPGGKDPAGSSWHRARPWRGGRRSRAKISARSSRQRSLRDQIRRSPNDFGGKRTTGGQLSGGASGCRQGKLPSRPPLGEAPEMPAGTRFGNAPSSPKTAPMKDGRRRAIRHFGWTAAPGSAASRAGGAPGRLAIMNPGKPAAGSGRSAGRHERMDRREDVKERKPRRRDDLVWREVDREVVVLDETGTLLTRLNPTGAFIWRCADGNRTVEQIARLLADHFDVSPVRALEDVESFCRQLEEAGLLEPPPRDD